The following nucleotide sequence is from Bacteroidota bacterium.
TAACACAGGGTGTAAGTGACGACAAATATGTACTCTTTGCGCAAAAGGGTGTTTATAAAAACACGATCTGGCTTAGTCCCGAAGTAGATATACTGCGTATGTTTATCGAAGATTTAATGAACAAAAGAACGCTCACCCTTACTTATGCCGAGTTCGACAAAATAGAAGGGAGACAATTTGCGTTCTTACGTACCATTTTAATAGATGCCACAGATGATTTTACAGCCAATATCGCATTCTCAAAAATCACCTTCGACCAGCCCTTTGAATTTACCTTCAACGTTAATCCAAAGTACGAGCGGATTGATTAATCCAATTCTTAGTCTTTTAATTCTTCTATTTATTTTCAACAGCGATGTTTCCGCACAAAGCGGTGATAAAAAAACACTGCAAAATAAATACGAAAAATTGCAGGATGAAATTAAAGATGCAGAAGATCTTTTATCCACTACCAAGAAAAAAAAGGAAAACTCTCTCGACGAATTAAAATTATTGAATCGCAAAATTGATATGCGGGAGGAAGTGATCAGCAATATTGCACAACAGGTTTCCGGTGTAAACAAACAACTTACTGAAACGAATACCGCAATTAATGCAATGGAAAACGATATGGACGAATTGAAAAAACAATACGCCCAAATGGTTTATTACACGTATTTAAATGATGAAAATTTTAAACCCCTCCATTTTATTTTTTCGGCAAAAAGCATAAACGATGCATTCCAGCGAATGCAGTATATACGCTCCTTTCACAGCTTCCGGAAAGAACAGATAACTGCTATTGAAGAAATTAGTGAGACACTGAAAAATAAAAGAAATGCAATTGAGGAAGATAAAGAGGAGAAAGTAGTTTTACTGACAAAAGAAGAACAACAAAAAAAGAAACTTGATGAAGAAAAAGCATCGAAGGATAAAACGGTAAAAACTTTACTTTCCAAAGAAAAAGATCTCAAAAAACAAATTGATAAAAAGAAAAAAGATGCCACTGATCTCAATAAAAAAATTCAGGCGGTAATTGCGGAGGAGATCAGAAAGGAAAAAGAAAAAGCGGAAGCAGCTGCACTTGCCGCCGCAAAATTAAAAGAGAAAGAAACTAAAAGCACCAGTCCGGAAACAAAAACAACAACTCCGGTCACAGAGAAAAAAACCACAACTGAAGCAAAAACTGTCAATCTCG
It contains:
- a CDS encoding peptidoglycan DD-metalloendopeptidase family protein, producing the protein MINPILSLLILLFIFNSDVSAQSGDKKTLQNKYEKLQDEIKDAEDLLSTTKKKKENSLDELKLLNRKIDMREEVISNIAQQVSGVNKQLTETNTAINAMENDMDELKKQYAQMVYYTYLNDENFKPLHFIFSAKSINDAFQRMQYIRSFHSFRKEQITAIEEISETLKNKRNAIEEDKEEKVVLLTKEEQQKKKLDEEKASKDKTVKTLLSKEKDLKKQIDKKKKDATDLNKKIQAVIAEEIRKEKEKAEAAALAAAKLKEKETKSTSPETKTTTPVTEKKTTTEAKTVNLGLTPEMQLISKNFEGNKGKLPWPVERGTITERFGKHAHPVLRDVIIENNGIDIATAEGSAVRAVFDGEVVNIIFNPAFQKGVIIKHGEYYSVYTNIAEVTVKAGDKITTKQKIGTAWEDPEEGKTEVHLEIWKNTVILDPALWISK